CTTTTATTATTTTCAGGTTTTTCAAACAATTCCTGGCTTTCTTTGGAGTTCATCAGATGGCTCTCTCCCTCTTCCGTTTCATTGCAGCTGCCGGAAGAACAGAAGTTGTTGCACAAACAATTGGAACCTTTACCTTGCTACTGGTCTTTGTGCTTGGAGGTTTTATAGTTGCCAAAGGTAATTTATTTCTTTGGAACTTGGGAGTTTCCTTTACTTGAACTTGAAGTCCAACTGCCACATATTTATATGTTCACAACTCAAACCAAAACAAAACTTACATAATCGTAATCTGTTCATGATTATTTTAGCAAATATCAGAAACAGATACTACTTTTATTTGTGCAGATGACATTAAACCATGGATGATCTGGGGCTACTATATTTCTCCCATGATGTATGGACAAAATGCCATTGCTATCAATGAGTTTCTTGATAAAAGGTGGAGCAGCGTAAGTTATCAGACCTACTAAAGCCTAGAAGAAGCAACTCTAGGCAACTCTAAACAAAACTTCATATTACTATTGATATTGAATTAGTAGTCTTTTTTCTTCTTGGCTATTGCATAAGTATCATCTTGTGTCACAGCCCATAAATGGTTCTAGCCAACCCACAATTGGAAAGACCCTCCTCAAGGAAAGAGGACTGTTTTTAGACGAATATTGGTATTGGATTTGCATTGGAGCACTCTCGGCATATTCTCTTCTTTTTAACGTTCTTTTCATTGCAGCACTGACATTTTTGAAGCGTACGTTTCTCACTATATCATTAAGTAATTTTCTTTGCTTTTAAATTAGGAACCCTCTACTCATTGTGCTCATCCTGTAACTCTTTCAGCACTTGTCGATTCTAAAGCAGTAATTTCAGATGAACCCTCTGATCACAATACTAAGAAGCACTTGACATCCAATTCAGATGGTTGGTGTGGCTTATGCTATTTATGCTATTGGTGTGGCTTTTACTTTGGTGTCCATGATATTTTATTCTGATGATGACAGTGATGGATATGTTAACTAGTGCGTAATAGCTTATCAGTTACTGCGTTCTAAATTTTCTCATTTGCTATCTCTATATGTAGGCACTGATACTCTAGTGAGCACTACCAGAGGGACTACAAGATCAAGCATGAGTTCTTCGAACAATAAAACTCGAAGAGGAATGGTGTTGCCCTTCCATCCTCTTTCACTTGTTTTTGACCATGTTAATTACTATGTGGATATGCCTGCTGTAAGTCACTTCATTCCATACACCATGCTATATAAATTAGGAGATTATAAAACCAAATGCATAGATCAAGTTGTTTTTAAGAAATCTTTATCTTTTTTCAACTCTTAAAGTTGGAGTTTACTGGCTTATAATGCCGGATGTAAACTTTAGATCCAACGAGTGCTTTCTCATACCATCAGGAAATGAAGAGTCAAGGGATTGTAGAGAGCAGATTACAACTGCTACAAGATGTCAGAGGTGCTTTCAGGCCAGGTGTCTTAACAGCTTTAGTAGGAGTTAGTGGTGCTGGAAAGACAACCTTGATGGATGTTTTATCAGGAAGGAAGACTGGTGGGTACATTGAAGGTAGTATAAGCATTTCTGGTTACCCGAAAAACCAAGCTACATTTGCTCGAGTTAGCGGTTATTGTGAACAAAATGACATCCATTCTCCTTATGTGACTGTCTATGAATCTCTTTTGTATTCGGCATGGTTGCGTCTTGCTTCAGACGTAAAGAAGGAAACAAGAAAGGTACTTTGATGATATTGTTTTATGTACAAATTTATTTTGTTAACTGTAATAAAATTTCAAGTTTTCCAGCTGAGAACATATTTAACTGTTGACATAAAATTCATCATGATGTTTAAGTAATATTTACTTATGTAGACAACATTGAGCTTCACAAATGTTATCATTTATCGTACAGATGTTTGTTGAAGAAGTCATGGAACTAGTTGAGCTTAACCCACTGAGGAATGCTTTAGTCGGACTTCCAGGAGTAGATGGTCTTTCAACTGAACAGAGAAAGAGGCTCACAATAGCTGTAGAGTTGGTAGCCAATCCCTCCATAATCTTTATGGATGAACCTACATCAGGTCTTGATGCTAGAGCTGCTGCAATTGTTATGCGCGCTGTAAGGAACACAGTAGATACTGGCCGAACTGTTGTGTGCACAATCCACCAACCAAGCATAGATATCTTTGAAGCTTTCGATGAGGTATGGTTCATCTCTTGACTCAATAATTTTTATACCAGCTCTGCTTGCAATCCTTAGCACTCTCTGCTAGCTGTCTAACTATCTTAACATGCTGCTGTTTCTTTTGCAGCTACTTTTGATGAAAAGAGGAGGGAGAGTTATTTATGCTGGACCCCTAGGTCCTCATTCGCACAAACTTGTTGAGTACTTTGAGGTGAGTTCTTCCTAATATGCTTGACTGGTTAAATAATGAATTCTAAATTCATAATATGTTAGTATGTAGGAATAGGTAATTGTTTACTGGTAACTTGCACCTGTGACCAAAGAAAGACTAGCTGTCTAGTTCAAATAGAACATAAAGACAGTGAGTCTTGAAGACCAACTTGATTGAGAACAAGTCATATTAATTGTAGTAGGAAATGGAAAACAAGGATTCATGTGACCTAATTCAACTGATTATAACGAGCATGGTGATGGTGAACACTTGTCCAAGTTTCACTGATGATTGGAAACCTCTTGTAGAGTATTCAAGGGGTTCAAAAAATTAGAGATGGGTACAATCCTGCCACATGGATGTTAGAAATCAGCTCCACTGCAGTTGAGACTCAACTCCACATTGATTTTGCAGAAGTTTATGCCAATTCGAACCTCTATAGGTAAGGAAAATATATCATCATACTCTTCACCACCTCCATTGTGTGCTGAGGGTTAAGAATCTTCTCTTAATACTTAACCAATTTTCAGGAGAAATCAGGAACTCATTAAGGAGCTAAGCACTCCACAACTAGGTTCCAAGGATCTTTACTTCCCAACCCGCTACTCACAAAGCTTCTTAACTCAGTGCAAGGCTTGCTTCTGGAAACAACACTGGTCTTACTGGAGGAATTCGCACTACAATGCAATCCGGTTTTTCATGACAGTTGTTATTGGTATCTTATTTGGTGTAATCTTTTGGGGAAAAGGAGACAAGATGTATGTGCATCTCTATTAACAGTAGCTACATTATTGTTTCATGTCCATGTTCATGTCTCTGAAAAATAGCATGGAAGTTCACAAGAAACTAAATGACTATGTATTGTCTACAGACACAAACAGCAAGACCTGATCAACCTGTTGGGAGCAACTTACGCAGCTGTTCTTTTCCTCGGAGCCTCCAACGCTTCTGCGGTGCAATCTGTTGTGGCAATTGAGAGAACAGTATTCTACCGTGAGCGAGCAGCAGGAATGTATTCCGAGTTGCCTTATGCCTTTGCTCAGGTAATAGATAGGTGCATGCTTCTATGTCTTTCCTAATTTTTCTCTGTTCTGTAATCGTTACTCATTATATTCTTTTGGAGTTGCAGGTGGCTATAGAAACAATTTATGTTGCAATACAGACATTCATCTATGCACTTCTGCTATATTCCATGATTGGATACCAGTGGAAGGTGGCCAAGTTCTTGTATTTCTATTACTTCATATTCATGTGCTTCACATACTTTTCAATGTACGGAATGATGGTGGTTGCCCTAACTCCTGGACACCAGATTGCTGCCATTGTTATGTCTTTCTTCCTCAGCTTCTGGAACTTGTTTTCTGGTTTCCTCATTCCTAGACCGGTACGTCATTAGCACTACTAAAACGAAATAAAAAGACTAAACTTAGATTTTCAATTTCAATATATCGTATCAACCAAATAGTTCATGCTCTAATATTGCAGCTAATCCCAATATGGTGGAGGTGGTACTACTGGTGTTCCCCAGTAGCTTGGACAATCTATGGCATTTTCACATCTCAAGTAGGTGATAATAAGAGTTTACTCGATATCCCGGGTGCAACACCAAAGGCAGTTGATGCATTCCTTAAGGAGTACCTAGGATACGACTACGACTTTCTTGTACCAGTAGTCCTTGCTCATGTTGGTTGGGTACTCCTCTTCTTCTTTGTATTTGCCTATGGTATCAAATTCCTCAACTTCCAAAGAAGATGAGAAACTTCCATAGTTCCCTGTGTTTCGAAAAATAGGTCTACAGTTACCAGTCATACGACAGCTACTTGAGCTCATCAAAAGGCATATAAAGTCTTATGCTACAATTTCTCCTTCTGTTAGAATCTTTTTTTCTTTTTTGGTCTACTACTTGTGTAGCTTTTCTGCTTCTTCCAAACCAGAAAATGTAAGGCTTAAACCATAATACTCAGGTGTCCTACAGTACATATTGGTCTTTTCGACAAAAAATTCTATATCTGCAGTTAAGTTGGAAGCAACTACCCATAGCATAACAATATAGAGCAAAAACATAGATTGAGAAAAACATAGATTGAAATAAAATAGGCTCAAGTAATAGTACATCTAGGAGGGTGGGAGAGAAAGAAACAAAAAGTAAGATCATGGAATCTAGTCACAAAATAGATCACAAAAAGAAAAACCCACTACATTCTGTGAATAAGATTAGTATACAATCATCTCTCTCAGCAAATTTAAATTAACACTACTCTATATACTATTTTAGTATACATATGTATGTATATCTTCAGGGCAAAAATTGAGATGATATGACTGCAAAAGCTTCTACATGTAAAAGAAGATACACACTAGTGACAGTCCAGAAAAGTTAATAGTCAAGACTAGGAGAAAATAGTATGGTGAATGTGCTCCAAGTGCTCTGCTGTCTATTCATGGCAAGTGCCAATATCTCAATAAGCTCATCGACTGCATCAAAGACATCTTGTCCTGCATCATCATGCTTCAGCTTCCAGCTTCTAGAACTTTTATCAACAGCTGCGAAGAAAATAAATATCAAGAAGTCGTAAGGCAGTCTAATCTTTCTTCGAAATAATAAGTCCAATTCTACCACCAATAGACCATTGCAATACCCAAAATGCAATTGACTATAAAGCCATAAGGCAGTTTAATCTTCATTGAAATAATGAATCCAATTCCACTGCCATAGAACATAGGAAGACTCAAAAAGCAACGGACTAATTTCCAAAGACAAATAGCAAACAGTTATTATCAGAAGTATAAACTAAAGACTCTACATTTCTGATACATGGAAGAGAAAGAAAAAAAAAATATCTACTAAAACAAAACAACTGCACAATATCCAAAGAATGAAGAGCGTGCATTTACTTTTTCCTTCAGAATCATCGCCAGGTGAAGAAATCTGAGTGATAGCAGCATCAGGTATGTTTTCAAAAAGGGATTGCAAGGAAGGCGGACCCAGTGTGCTTCTTGCAGCTGCTGCAACTACAGCAGCAGATAGAACGGCAAAGTTGTCGCGCTCACCGCCATCTTCATCATCACTAACATTGATAAGCTAAACCCAGCCATAGGCCCAGCAGCTGCAGTGAGAGAAATATTCTCCTCCCTAGTAATGTGAAAAACTCGCTTCACAATATTTCCCACAGCAAGCTCTGCAATCATATTCACCAAACATTACAAGGATAATAGATAAGTGAGCCTCTGTCCTTAAAACAAACAAAAAAAATATTACAGTACTTCTGATATGATACTCTGAATTAGAAAACCCTGGCATGGAGGCACACTTAGCGACACAAGTAGTCTTTCCACCTTTGATAATATAATAATTCAGCACACTAGCTTGATTTATAACTTCACAAACTTAACAGAAATTTAAAACTGGTTAGTGAATGCTCTGTAGAGAAAGTTATGCTGATATATTTTAACAAAATAGGGTAATTATATCTCGTTCACACTTGTGGGATATATAATTTAGTAAGAACGCCGTTTCCTAGCTTCTTGAACCCAAAGATATGTTGCCCTCAAGTTCTTCCGACTCCTAAAGGCAATATAAATCTACAAGTCCGATAAAAAAACAATCCATTCAATTTACTACAATTTTCAGTGGGCGAATTAATAATTTGAGAGGGTGCAATGCCACTCATATTATGAAACCATTCAACCCGTAATTGTACATATAAATAACTAAAAGTTCGGATATAACTTTACCCACTAGCAAAAACCGGCTTGATAAAAGTGAACTGTTAATTACATCTGTAAAATAGATATTATGAAGTAACATAATTTTTACATTAACAAAATACGTGAATACCAATTTCATTCTCAAGAGAGCCTGATCAGCAATTTTTATCTAGGCCTAAAAGAGACGTCACATTGTCAGTTAGTCATGTAAAACTCAATGCGCTCATAAATTAGCTCAGTTGTCTTTCGAAACAATATAAAGGACAAACAGTAAGCCAATTAAATAATAGACAAACAAATACTAACACATACCGTAATAGAGACTTCAATGAAGGGGAAATAAATTCCTTGGACTGACAATAAGGAATCCCAGTTAATCAAATCGCATCCTTTGCTCAGTTGGACTGAAACCTTTCTCATACATAGCTTTTAGCCATAAGTTTGCCTCGTCTGTCCTCCCATGCTTAAGAAAACCTTGTACTAAGATGTCATAAGTCCATCGATTGGGCTCATACCCTTTCTGGGACATCCTATAGAATAATGCACAAGCATGGTCCATGTTGCTATTAGTGAAATTTCTAAGTAACAAATTGTATGTGTACACATCTAGCGGAAAACAGTTAGCAATTACTTCTTCCAAGTTCTCAATCTGTTGGCTCACCCAAATACGACCAGAAAATGCACCAATAAGCAGACCAAGGATTGAATTATCAGAGATTCCAATTTGCAAGTCTCTTAGACGAACCCAAGCCTTGTAGAGCTCTTGACTTTTCAAGGAATTTAGAAGAAGTATGTTGCCAATAAAAGATGTAATCT
The window above is part of the Fragaria vesca subsp. vesca linkage group LG2, FraVesHawaii_1.0, whole genome shotgun sequence genome. Proteins encoded here:
- the LOC101314246 gene encoding pleiotropic drug resistance protein 2-like, which produces MNWRATSMKDMWNDQPDAFPRSGRQEEEEEELKWAAMERLPTYERLKKGMLGHVMSNGRIVHDEVDVTKLAADDKKKLMDSILKVVEEDNEKFLRKLRDRTDRVGIEVPKIEVRFQQLSVEGDAYVGTRALPTLYNSTLNAIEGVLGLCRLSPSKKRVVKILQDVSGIVRPARMTLLLGPPGSGKTTFLKALSGKLDDDLRVTGKVTYCGHEFSEFVPQRTSAYISQHDLHYGEMTVRETLDFSGRCLGVGNRYEMLAEASRREKQAGIQPDPEIDAFMKATAVAGQKSSLMTDYVLKILGLDICADTMVGDDMRRGISGGQKKRVTTGEMLVGPARAFFMDEISTGLDSSTTFQIVKYMGQMAHIMDITMIISLLQPAPETFDLFDDIILLSEGQIVYQGSRENVLEFFEHMGFQCPQRKGVADFLQEVTSKKDQEQYWFKRNQPYRFITVPEFAQAFNSFYISQRLSEELRVPYDKSRAHPGALLREKYRISNWELFRACFSREWLLMKRNSFVYIFKTTQITIMAIIALTVFLRTEMKAGQIQDAAKFWGALFFSLINVMFNGMAELAMTVFRLPVFYKQRDALFYPGWAFGLPLWLLRIPISVMESGIWIILTYYTIGFAPAASRFFKQFLAFFGVHQMALSLFRFIAAAGRTEVVAQTIGTFTLLLVFVLGGFIVAKDDIKPWMIWGYYISPMMYGQNAIAINEFLDKRWSSPINGSSQPTIGKTLLKERGLFLDEYWYWICIGALSAYSLLFNVLFIAALTFLKPLVDSKAVISDEPSDHNTKNTTRGTTRSSMSSSNNKTRRGMVLPFHPLSLVFDHVNYYVDMPAEMKSQGIVESRLQLLQDVRGAFRPGVLTALVGVSGAGKTTLMDVLSGRKTGGYIEGSISISGYPKNQATFARVSGYCEQNDIHSPYVTVYESLLYSAWLRLASDVKKETRKMFVEEVMELVELNPLRNALVGLPGVDGLSTEQRKRLTIAVELVANPSIIFMDEPTSGLDARAAAIVMRAVRNTVDTGRTVVCTIHQPSIDIFEAFDELLLMKRGGRVIYAGPLGPHSHKLVEYFESIQGVQKIRDGYNPATWMLEISSTAVETQLHIDFAEVYANSNLYRRNQELIKELSTPQLGSKDLYFPTRYSQSFLTQCKACFWKQHWSYWRNSHYNAIRFFMTVVIGILFGVIFWGKGDKIHKQQDLINLLGATYAAVLFLGASNASAVQSVVAIERTVFYRERAAGMYSELPYAFAQVAIETIYVAIQTFIYALLLYSMIGYQWKVAKFLYFYYFIFMCFTYFSMYGMMVVALTPGHQIAAIVMSFFLSFWNLFSGFLIPRPLIPIWWRWYYWCSPVAWTIYGIFTSQVGDNKSLLDIPGATPKAVDAFLKEYLGYDYDFLVPVVLAHVGWVLLFFFVFAYGIKFLNFQRR